The DNA segment ATCGCAGCACCGGGCGACTCTGTCGTCGAGCCAGAAAGAAAAATCTCACTCGGATTATCGACACTTATCATGCCGCGCTCGGTCATCTTAAAAATACCCACGGTATCCACATCACCAAAACGGTTTTTGTTGGCTCTAAGTGTGCGGATTTGGCCGTCGTTACACTCGATATGCGTTAAACAATCGACGATATGAATAAGGGTTTGTGGGCCTGCGGTTTCATTATTCTTGTTAACGTGCGCCACTAAAAACATGGTCACGTTATTTTGCTTACAATACTGAGTCAACGCTTGAGCGCTACTCTTAACCTGTGATGGCGAGCCAGGACTCCCGTTGGCTAAATCGGTAACCACAGCTTGAATAGAGTCGATAACCGCAAACTTGATTTTTTTCTCTTCAAGTTCTGCAATAATCGCTTCAACGCTGGTTTCAGCCATTAAATATAAATTGTCTTCGTTGCAATCTAACTTAAGACGATTCACACGGTTTTTAAACTGAGATAATGACTCTTCGGCGGTACAGTATAGTGACGGCATTAACTGCGACATGCGCGAGACTAAGTCTGATAAAATCGTGGTTTTACCAGCACCCGGGTCGCCAGAAATAATATTGACTGATCCCGTGGTTAAACCGCCGCATAGCACACGGTCAAGCTCACCAATACCAGTAAGCATTTTCTGCGCTTCAAACTCTTCAATCTCTTTTAGCTTCTTTGAACCACCGCCAACGGATCCCGCATAACCTGAAACGCTGCTTCGAGCAGGCCTAGATGCGGAAATTTTAAGTTCGCTAATAGTATTCCACTCCTGACAAGCGCTACACTGCCCTTGCCAACGAGGAAAATCTTGACCGCACTCATTACATACGTAAGCTGTTTTATTCTTTGCCATAACTCTTTTTTAGATCGCGTAAAATCGGTAAAGTAACGTCAATATTGGCCGATACTTATTTAAGGTAGAAGGGATCAATCTACATTCCCTTGAATATTTGCCCATGAGCCTACCAGCCCTAGGTCTTTTTAGCATCCCAAAAGAAGTGATTAATGACTTTAGATTTGCACAAAGCGCTTGTTGAACAACTAAAACCCCTGTTGATGGAACCTGAATTCTCAGAGTTGTTCGAACAGCTCACCGCAGATGAAACCAATTCAACTCGCTTTTTGCTCAAAATGGAGCTCAATAGGCTCGCCTCACTCTGTACTCGCAATATAGATTTACGCAATAAGACAGAACTTGAATGTGAAGTGTTTAGCTTTGCTGAGCAACAACACTATCTCGACGCCCCCGCTAAAGAAAGCTTTTTGCAAGCCCTCGCCCTTTACCGAGACGAGTATACGTTAGGCGTATATGAGCAGGTCATAGAAAACCACAAAAAACGAGTCATAAAACAGCGGCAATCGAGTCAAAGTGAGCCTGAGGCCAACTCATCGCCTTTTGTAGCCGATGGTGTGGTATTAGGCAGCTACCTTGCCCGCAGTGAAGAGCGAATGAATTACAGCATGCGCATTAACGTGACTCAAGGCCACCAAAGTATTGACGGCATTACCGTCGATCTCTCGGTGGGCGGCGCGAGAATTCGTCTTAAGGCAAAGCATAATCTACAAGCGAGTAAACCTATTCGAGTAAAACTTGTAGAGCTAAGTGATGAATATTATCACCAAGACCTACAGCAAGGCGTCGATTATCAAATCGTCGATGCAGAGCAGAATCAAGAATATTGCTGGCTCAGGCTAAAACGGCTATCAGGCACAGAAGCTTTAGCGCAAATGCTAGAAAAACTGATCCATGGCTATAAGTTTCGTTATAAGATCGATGTTAACGACGTATTGGTTACCACCAAAGGTCTTGGCTTTGAACGTCATTATCTACCGCACTTGCCTCATTTGCCTCTATTTTTTGAAACGAAAGCAAGCTTGGAAGGTAGCGACGAGGCTCAACTCATACTCAGTCATAAATTACTGAGTCGCGATAACCAAACAATTAGCGAATACTTCAAAGATGAAAATGAGATTTGCCAGCTAAGCAGCTTTCTCACATCAGCACGAGTGAAACAAATTATCGACTGTGCTGATGATAACCAACACAGTCTGTTTTTCTGTTTCACCTTCACTGTACAAGGTGCAAAATTCTTCTATTCAGCAAGCCTAGCTGAGCTAAACTCTCGCGATTTATTAGCGCTATTTTTAAGCTTTGCAGCAGCAAAACCTAGCTTTAAAATGTTTAGGGTAAGCAAACAAACTATCGATCATCAACAGTGCTACAAAGCGAGTATTTTACCGGGTGACGAGGGGCGTTATTCAGCATTAACAGAGACTCAACTCAGTGCCTTTAGCCACGTATTACAACTGATTGATGTAACTAACCCCAAGGCCGCCAAGCTATATCAAAACTGGAGCCAAGTCAGTCAGAACGGGGATAATCAAACAAGTGTTAATGCATTAAAAATCTTCGGCCAAAAGAAAATATCTCAACACACAGCCAAGCTTATTTCACTGCAGTTTAGTGAACGACGCAATGAGTCACGCTTTGCCTTTAAAACTTCGATACAGCTTAATCAAGGTAAGCTAAGTGTAACTGCGAGTACCGATGATATATCGAGCCGCGGTATGAAGCTTAGTGTAACAACGCCAGTGATCTTCGATGATGCCGAGCCTGTTTTTGTTAGCTTTCCTAAACTACAACCCCTTGCCGGTAAGATCTCTTTAGCGTCGCTTCCTTATCGATTAATCCGTACCCGTAAAAACGGCGTTACCTTGCACTTAGCAGCGCGAGTCGGTCACACGCCCCATGTCGGCGTCGAGTTTTTAAATCGATTGATTGAACACAACCGAGACAAGCTTCAAAAAATTACTGAAAGTAACCATTACGGTAAAGAGCTCGCCGATGGCATGAAAAATATTATCATGCGCAAACTAGCGTCGGTTCCCTTTTATCTTGAGCGCACAGTAAAGTCAGCCTATATATCGACATTAGGTATTGGGACCGAGCAAAACCATATTGCCAACCTATTTGCATCTCAAAGCGACAATACGCTAGCGTATGATCTAACACCGCTGCTTAATGACGGTAAGCTAAAGCGCGACTTTATCTTACCGATCCGGACAATGAAGCCTCAACACGGACTAACTCATTTTGAAGTCTTAGTGCAGATCTCTCGTATGTCCCAAGGGCAGATAAAAGTCCGCTGTATTAGCGAATATGATCTACCAGAGTATGCTCAACAACTTAGCTTTATTAAGCGCAGTCAAAATCTAGGTGAGTTTTTAGCGCTTAGAGTCTACCGCGGCGCCACTGGCAAACCTGACTTAAACTACATCCGTCGTGAGCGTGAATATATCGCTATTCACGCCTCTCACAGAGGGAAAAAGCTCGAACAACAACTGTGGAATATTATCGGGGTGGGTGAACTACTGGATATTACTCAAGAGGTGAGACTACGATTTCCCGAGCTTTTAGCACAACCAGAGTTGAGCACTGAAAGTTAATTCATAAGCTCATTACTAAATTAGCCCTAATGCACGTTGATAACAACGAGCATCAGGCTTTAAGTACGATGAACCCGCCTTTAACATACCAATTCAAGAGCCTTTATGCTTGATAACTCGATACATATAACCCACAACCACGAGGTTAATGACTAATATCCCTGCCGTTAATAAGCTCGGCTTGGTGAACATTTCATACGCCTCAAATGGCAAGTAGATCCCGCCACTTAATAAGGCAAACCATTCGGTCCACACTAAACTGTGCCAAAGGCCATAGGCTTCTATAAAACGTATACCAGCGTAGAGTAAGGCGCCTGCTATCACAAACATAATATTCGCCTCTGTTATCTTACCGGCCTGTGTAATCGCCTCCTGAACTAAATGATTTGCAGGGTTTAAGTGGGAATGACTCAGTAACTCTTCAACCACTCGTTGAATGTCTTGCCCGGCGAGTTTATGCAGCCCAAAGACAACCAATACAGATATTAGCCCTTTCGTGGCCTCGAGGAGTGCGATGGCTTTTAGGCCGCTTTTAACTGAAGACATGGGATCCTTTCTAGAGAGAAATGAAGATTCTCGAATCTCTCAATGGTGACAAATAATTCTTATTATTAATGTTACGCCATTTTGCTCGGTATTGGGGCGGTATTAATTACCTTTAATGAAATTTAGCCGTCGCTTTAAAAAATACGCCAACAGAAAGCCCCCAACTTAAAGAGGTTAAAATTTAGCTCATTATTAATTAACGATGAACTGAAGATGTATTTTTATTAATGAAGAGGAATAGTTAATTAGCACCGTTAAGTCCTGATGTATAGTGCTAACTAAGGCGATTTATGTCCATAAATCGGAGGTGTTCAAAAGTCTCTCGCGTTACTGATAACACCACAACTAGCAGCAAGCTCAAGCCTTTGCAACATGAAGTATTAGTCTTGATTACTATGCCCCTTTAGGAACACCAACAATGCTAGATTCATTTATTTCAGTTATTACCGCTCTTTGGCATCAAGATTTTGCCTCACTGCAAACCCCTGGCAGTGCCACCATGATTTATCTTTGTGTTTTTACCTTAATCTGGCTTGAAAGCGCACTACTTCCAGCAGCGCCAATGCCC comes from the Shewanella halifaxensis HAW-EB4 genome and includes:
- the radA gene encoding DNA repair protein RadA — its product is MAKNKTAYVCNECGQDFPRWQGQCSACQEWNTISELKISASRPARSSVSGYAGSVGGGSKKLKEIEEFEAQKMLTGIGELDRVLCGGLTTGSVNIISGDPGAGKTTILSDLVSRMSQLMPSLYCTAEESLSQFKNRVNRLKLDCNEDNLYLMAETSVEAIIAELEEKKIKFAVIDSIQAVVTDLANGSPGSPSQVKSSAQALTQYCKQNNVTMFLVAHVNKNNETAGPQTLIHIVDCLTHIECNDGQIRTLRANKNRFGDVDTVGIFKMTERGMISVDNPSEIFLSGSTTESPGAAITCIRKGNRNLLLEIQCLTTETEAEFPQRVCVGLNMNRIKMLTGILRKHTKTKIFHDTYFNLVGGLKIDESETCIDLALVTALLSSLNDFVVPRTTCIMGELSLNGDVRPIDSGVPRVKEAVQHGFTEIYIPFRNYHKSMEGSGAKIIPVKTIHELLELIN
- a CDS encoding PilZ domain-containing protein, whose protein sequence is MTLDLHKALVEQLKPLLMEPEFSELFEQLTADETNSTRFLLKMELNRLASLCTRNIDLRNKTELECEVFSFAEQQHYLDAPAKESFLQALALYRDEYTLGVYEQVIENHKKRVIKQRQSSQSEPEANSSPFVADGVVLGSYLARSEERMNYSMRINVTQGHQSIDGITVDLSVGGARIRLKAKHNLQASKPIRVKLVELSDEYYHQDLQQGVDYQIVDAEQNQEYCWLRLKRLSGTEALAQMLEKLIHGYKFRYKIDVNDVLVTTKGLGFERHYLPHLPHLPLFFETKASLEGSDEAQLILSHKLLSRDNQTISEYFKDENEICQLSSFLTSARVKQIIDCADDNQHSLFFCFTFTVQGAKFFYSASLAELNSRDLLALFLSFAAAKPSFKMFRVSKQTIDHQQCYKASILPGDEGRYSALTETQLSAFSHVLQLIDVTNPKAAKLYQNWSQVSQNGDNQTSVNALKIFGQKKISQHTAKLISLQFSERRNESRFAFKTSIQLNQGKLSVTASTDDISSRGMKLSVTTPVIFDDAEPVFVSFPKLQPLAGKISLASLPYRLIRTRKNGVTLHLAARVGHTPHVGVEFLNRLIEHNRDKLQKITESNHYGKELADGMKNIIMRKLASVPFYLERTVKSAYISTLGIGTEQNHIANLFASQSDNTLAYDLTPLLNDGKLKRDFILPIRTMKPQHGLTHFEVLVQISRMSQGQIKVRCISEYDLPEYAQQLSFIKRSQNLGEFLALRVYRGATGKPDLNYIRREREYIAIHASHRGKKLEQQLWNIIGVGELLDITQEVRLRFPELLAQPELSTES
- a CDS encoding DUF2127 domain-containing protein; the protein is MSSVKSGLKAIALLEATKGLISVLVVFGLHKLAGQDIQRVVEELLSHSHLNPANHLVQEAITQAGKITEANIMFVIAGALLYAGIRFIEAYGLWHSLVWTEWFALLSGGIYLPFEAYEMFTKPSLLTAGILVINLVVVGYMYRVIKHKGS